From Herbiconiux flava, one genomic window encodes:
- a CDS encoding ATP-binding cassette domain-containing protein produces MTYSSDWAVEAHGLVKVFGDNRAVDGVDLSVRTGTVYGVLGPNGAGKTTTIRMLATLLKPDGGEATVFGHDIRREPQIVRQLIGVTGQYASVDETLSATENLVLFSRLNGLSRADARRKSTELLEEFGLTEAAKRPLKKFSGGMRRRLDLAASLISQPPLIFLDEPTTGLDPRTRAQMWDTIRRLVATGSTVLLTTQYLDEADQLADRIAVVDRGIVVAEGTAGELKASVGSASLLLRLADPAALERARHAVLDVLGVEAVLTPEAGRITAPMSDPDSITDLLIRLRADGIAVEELAVQQPTLDEVFLALTGHTAGDDEAAEPADPATASGTTPGATNGTITPELETTR; encoded by the coding sequence ATGACGTACTCCTCCGACTGGGCCGTCGAGGCCCACGGCCTCGTCAAGGTCTTCGGCGACAACCGGGCGGTCGACGGCGTCGACCTGAGCGTGCGCACGGGAACCGTGTACGGCGTGCTCGGCCCGAACGGCGCCGGCAAGACCACCACGATCCGCATGCTCGCCACCCTGCTGAAGCCCGACGGCGGCGAGGCCACGGTGTTCGGCCACGACATCCGCCGCGAACCCCAGATCGTCCGCCAGCTGATCGGCGTCACCGGTCAGTACGCGAGCGTCGACGAGACCCTCTCCGCCACCGAGAACCTCGTGCTCTTCTCCCGCCTCAACGGGCTCAGCCGAGCGGATGCGCGGCGGAAGTCCACCGAGCTGCTCGAGGAGTTCGGCCTGACCGAGGCCGCGAAGCGTCCCCTGAAGAAGTTCTCGGGCGGCATGCGCCGACGCCTCGACCTGGCGGCGAGCCTGATCTCGCAGCCGCCCCTGATCTTCCTCGACGAGCCCACCACCGGTCTCGACCCGCGCACCCGCGCCCAGATGTGGGACACGATCCGCCGCCTGGTCGCCACCGGATCCACCGTCCTCCTCACCACCCAGTACCTCGACGAGGCCGACCAGCTCGCCGATCGCATCGCGGTGGTCGACCGCGGGATCGTCGTCGCCGAGGGCACGGCGGGGGAGCTGAAGGCGAGCGTCGGCAGCGCCTCTCTGCTGCTGCGCCTGGCCGACCCGGCGGCGCTCGAGCGGGCGCGGCACGCGGTGCTCGACGTGCTCGGCGTCGAGGCGGTGCTCACCCCCGAGGCGGGGCGCATCACCGCGCCGATGAGCGACCCCGACTCGATCACCGACCTGCTCATCCGCCTGCGCGCCGACGGCATCGCCGTCGAGGAGCTCGCCGTGCAGCAGCCCACCCTCGACGAGGTGTTCCTCGCCTTGACCGGCCACACGGCCGGCGACGACGAGGCGGCCGAGCCTGCTGACCCGGCCACCGCATCCGGAACCACCCCCGGCGCGACGAACGGCACCATCACCCCCGAACTGGAGACCACCCGATGA
- a CDS encoding BTAD domain-containing putative transcriptional regulator has product MSDRGAAAVVGGSRAVVGVLGPVAVGRDGVWVEPTGRRAKAVLVVLALAAPRAVGVEALIDEVWGGEPPRSARGALQALVSRLRSAFGDGVIESTTSGYRLGFETDLGEARAAAARAAQALAGGATEDAARIAAEATALWRGAPGADLDPGELADALAAGADEVAATLDSTAAAAALALGLDADAETAARRLAARAPFDDHAQLLLMRALDGQGRGTEAVAAFAQYRERVQDAFGTSPSPELQALNIELLDRAEQPTAATATAAAPPDAAAAPLSRGIRAAPNALVGREGAVQAVLALLEQARVTTILGPGGLGKTRLAHEVAARSVGEFGAVVVVELASVRSAEDVVFALASALGIRELNSARRMGDQRVRADLRTRILDRLAERRTLLVVDNCEHLIDAAAEWAAALTGELPELTVLATSRTPLSISSERVYALQPLGVAGADDPAVQLFLDRATAARPGAALDRATVARLCERLDGLPLAIELAAARIRSMSLDEIERRLGNRFALLTGGDRSAPERHRTLLAVIEWSWNLLGADEQSALARLSEFADGFSVEAARAVVGPGVDDALDGLVAQSLVILSEPAVAPAAAQGADAASGGPGVEPGGLRFRMLETVREFGRLQLERGALRDEVERALFAWADALAERTLPRLNGHGQLAALREVAAEEDNLIDVLRRAVDAGRPDIVVSVFALLAWYWSLRGAHSEVLAFAAPVFESVRHYDPPAERAGSTVLSLVLIAVTQLVGQQRTAYRALSRLRRVLAAHPVTEPRLAAMAEVALEVGRLDRLEAAILRAHSSPDRPTALIGSLVASLAAENAGRSAEAIAMARRAVSLADSLGDTWGGGMAAQMLAQLHSQNAEPAEALRWARRAREGMTAVGASDDVRQLEWVIAANDIGVGALDEATALFEQLAADPGQNDGVDVASIGRAGLAEVLRARGLLEEAADENRRVLASFDVPRARSSPWFRMALSSVLGALVVDGTGEPEELRRMARRLRSRTLASLRPEGVYVDRPVLGASLVGLAAWSAGVEAIGPDVALELLALADTMGARQDNPGLHRAPMFARFAAEVGEDAVASARASVALLGHDERPGRAAELLRTPGPWSWAWKDQARKDQA; this is encoded by the coding sequence GTGAGCGATCGGGGTGCAGCGGCGGTCGTCGGAGGGTCGCGTGCGGTCGTGGGAGTGCTCGGGCCGGTGGCCGTGGGCCGCGACGGGGTGTGGGTCGAGCCGACAGGGCGCCGGGCCAAGGCGGTTCTCGTGGTGCTGGCGCTGGCCGCACCGCGGGCCGTCGGCGTCGAGGCACTGATCGACGAGGTGTGGGGCGGCGAGCCGCCGCGGTCCGCGCGGGGGGCGCTGCAGGCGCTCGTGTCGCGGCTGCGCTCGGCGTTCGGCGACGGGGTGATCGAGTCGACGACGTCGGGCTACCGGCTGGGTTTCGAGACCGATCTCGGTGAAGCGCGAGCGGCGGCGGCGCGGGCGGCTCAGGCTCTCGCCGGAGGAGCCACCGAGGACGCGGCCCGGATCGCGGCGGAGGCGACCGCGCTGTGGCGCGGCGCCCCGGGCGCCGACCTCGATCCGGGCGAGCTCGCCGATGCGCTGGCGGCCGGTGCCGACGAGGTGGCCGCGACGCTCGATTCGACCGCGGCGGCCGCCGCGCTCGCCCTCGGCCTCGACGCCGACGCCGAGACCGCCGCTCGCCGGCTCGCCGCCCGCGCGCCCTTCGACGACCACGCCCAGCTGCTCCTGATGCGGGCGCTCGACGGACAGGGCCGCGGCACCGAGGCCGTCGCTGCCTTCGCGCAGTACCGCGAGCGGGTTCAGGACGCCTTCGGCACCAGCCCCTCACCCGAGCTCCAGGCCCTCAACATCGAGCTGCTCGACCGCGCGGAGCAGCCTACGGCCGCGACGGCGACGGCGGCGGCCCCACCGGACGCCGCAGCCGCGCCGCTCAGCCGCGGAATCCGGGCCGCCCCGAACGCCCTGGTGGGCCGCGAGGGAGCCGTGCAGGCCGTGCTCGCGCTGCTCGAGCAGGCGCGGGTGACGACGATCCTCGGGCCGGGCGGCCTCGGCAAGACGCGGCTGGCGCACGAGGTGGCGGCCCGGTCCGTCGGGGAGTTCGGCGCGGTCGTCGTCGTGGAGCTGGCCAGTGTTCGGAGCGCCGAGGACGTCGTGTTCGCGCTGGCGTCGGCCCTGGGCATCCGGGAGCTCAACAGTGCGCGGCGGATGGGAGACCAGCGGGTGCGCGCCGACCTCCGCACGCGCATCCTGGACCGGCTGGCCGAGCGTCGCACCCTGCTCGTCGTCGACAACTGCGAGCACCTGATCGACGCGGCGGCCGAGTGGGCGGCGGCCCTCACCGGCGAGCTGCCCGAGCTGACCGTGCTGGCGACCAGCCGCACCCCGCTGAGCATCTCGAGCGAGCGCGTGTACGCCCTGCAGCCCCTGGGGGTGGCGGGCGCCGACGACCCCGCCGTGCAGCTCTTCCTCGACCGAGCCACCGCCGCCCGCCCCGGCGCCGCCCTCGACCGGGCCACCGTCGCGCGGCTCTGCGAGCGCCTCGACGGTCTGCCGCTCGCGATCGAGCTCGCGGCGGCGCGCATCCGCTCGATGTCGCTCGACGAGATCGAACGCCGACTCGGCAACCGCTTCGCCTTGCTCACCGGCGGCGACCGGAGCGCCCCCGAGCGGCACCGCACGCTGCTCGCGGTGATCGAGTGGAGTTGGAACCTGCTCGGCGCCGACGAGCAGAGCGCCCTGGCCCGGCTCTCCGAGTTCGCGGACGGCTTCAGCGTCGAGGCGGCCCGGGCGGTGGTCGGACCCGGGGTCGACGACGCGCTGGACGGTCTCGTGGCCCAGTCGCTCGTCATCCTGAGCGAACCCGCGGTCGCGCCCGCGGCCGCGCAGGGTGCCGACGCCGCGAGCGGTGGCCCGGGCGTCGAACCCGGTGGGCTGCGGTTCCGGATGCTCGAGACCGTCCGTGAGTTCGGACGGCTGCAGCTCGAGCGCGGCGCACTCCGCGACGAGGTCGAGCGCGCCCTGTTCGCCTGGGCCGACGCACTCGCCGAGCGCACGCTGCCGCGGCTGAACGGGCACGGCCAGCTGGCGGCCCTCCGGGAGGTCGCGGCCGAGGAGGACAACCTCATCGACGTGCTGCGCCGCGCGGTCGACGCGGGCCGTCCCGACATCGTGGTGTCGGTGTTCGCGCTGCTCGCCTGGTACTGGTCGCTCCGCGGCGCCCACTCCGAGGTGCTCGCCTTCGCCGCGCCGGTGTTCGAGAGCGTGCGGCACTACGACCCACCGGCCGAGCGGGCCGGGAGCACCGTGCTGTCACTCGTCCTGATCGCCGTCACGCAGTTGGTCGGACAGCAGCGCACGGCGTACCGGGCACTGTCGCGATTGCGCCGGGTGCTGGCCGCGCATCCGGTGACCGAACCGCGGCTGGCCGCCATGGCGGAGGTCGCACTCGAGGTCGGTCGCCTCGATCGCCTGGAAGCGGCGATCCTCCGTGCGCACTCCTCACCCGACCGCCCGACCGCGCTGATCGGCAGCCTCGTCGCGAGCCTCGCCGCCGAGAACGCCGGTCGCAGCGCCGAGGCGATCGCGATGGCGCGGCGGGCCGTCTCGCTCGCCGACTCGCTCGGGGACACCTGGGGAGGCGGGATGGCCGCGCAGATGCTCGCCCAGCTGCACAGCCAGAACGCCGAACCCGCCGAGGCGCTGCGCTGGGCGCGGCGGGCGCGCGAGGGCATGACGGCCGTCGGCGCGAGCGACGACGTGCGGCAGCTCGAGTGGGTGATCGCCGCGAACGACATCGGCGTCGGAGCCCTCGACGAGGCCACCGCGCTGTTCGAGCAGCTGGCCGCCGACCCCGGGCAGAACGACGGCGTCGACGTCGCATCGATCGGCCGGGCCGGCCTCGCCGAGGTGCTGCGCGCCCGCGGCCTCCTCGAGGAGGCGGCCGACGAGAACCGCCGGGTGCTCGCGAGCTTCGACGTGCCGCGCGCCCGGTCGTCGCCCTGGTTCCGGATGGCGCTGTCGAGCGTGCTCGGCGCCCTCGTCGTCGACGGCACCGGGGAGCCGGAGGAGCTCCGCCGGATGGCGCGGCGCCTCCGGTCGCGCACACTCGCGAGCCTCCGGCCGGAGGGCGTCTACGTCGACCGCCCGGTGCTCGGCGCCTCGCTCGTGGGCCTCGCGGCCTGGTCGGCGGGCGTCGAGGCGATCGGCCCGGACGTGGCCCTCGAGCTGCTGGCGCTGGCGGACACGATGGGCGCGCGCCAGGACAACCCGGGCCTGCACCGGGCGCCGATGTTCGCGCGCTTCGCGGCCGAGGTGGGCGAGGACGCCGTGGCGTCGGCCCGAGCATCCGTCGCCCTGCTCGGGCACGACGAACGACCCGGGCGTGCGGCGGAACTGCTGCGCACACCCGGGCCGTGGTCGTGGGCCTGGAAGGACCAGGCCCGGAAGGACCAGGCCTAG
- a CDS encoding dolichyl-phosphate-mannose--protein mannosyltransferase, with the protein MSTEEPTTAPRPHAHEAQDAHAAPAPDAAPLAASAAPAVIDADSADAPAQPAPPVPTGSRLDDWWLRLMATPARERAWRWGGPIAVTLLAAVLRLVNLGHPHSLVFDETFYVKDAWTTWNLGYEATWPADADTRFNAGETDIFQTMGSFAVHPPLGKWIIGAGMELFGPGDSTGWRISVAVAGILLVLLTTLIAVKLTRSTLLGVIAGFLLAIDGHAIVMSRVGILDGLSSLFLLLGFGAVLLDRAWHERRLAEALERGRERRAGSGRGRAGEPTWGPAIWWRPWVLAAAVAFGAASSVKWSGLYFLAAFGVYLIVVDALARRRLGLPFWFSAAVLKQGPVTAILLVPLAVVTYLTTWIGWFATTGGMYRTWAQTSNGEWTGALSWVPLAVQNFWHLEVAIYQYHVGENSPHPYSANPLTWLFLIRPTQMYVSQVDDSVCGGTTCYENITSIANPIIWWCATAALFYLVYRLVRRREWQVGLVLMGMVAGYLPWLMYTGRTVFQFYTIAFEPYMILGLTMVIGLALGSRADPRPQRTRALAVVGAFLVICVLVSAWFYPVWVGMPVPAWFLSLHYWLPSWR; encoded by the coding sequence GTGAGCACCGAGGAGCCGACGACCGCGCCGCGCCCCCACGCGCACGAGGCTCAGGATGCTCACGCGGCACCCGCCCCGGACGCCGCCCCCCTGGCCGCCAGCGCCGCACCCGCCGTCATCGACGCCGACAGCGCCGACGCCCCCGCCCAGCCCGCGCCCCCCGTCCCCACCGGCTCCCGCCTCGACGACTGGTGGCTCCGGCTCATGGCGACCCCCGCCCGCGAGCGCGCCTGGCGCTGGGGCGGCCCGATCGCGGTCACCCTCCTCGCCGCCGTGCTCCGCCTGGTGAACCTCGGCCACCCGCACAGCCTCGTCTTCGACGAGACCTTCTACGTCAAGGACGCCTGGACCACCTGGAACCTCGGCTACGAGGCCACCTGGCCGGCCGACGCCGACACGCGGTTCAACGCCGGCGAGACCGACATCTTCCAGACGATGGGCTCGTTCGCCGTGCATCCGCCGCTCGGCAAGTGGATCATCGGGGCCGGCATGGAGCTGTTCGGCCCGGGCGACTCGACGGGGTGGCGCATCTCGGTCGCGGTCGCGGGCATCCTGCTGGTGCTGCTGACGACGCTGATCGCGGTGAAGCTCACGCGCTCGACGCTGCTCGGTGTGATCGCCGGGTTCCTGCTGGCGATCGACGGACACGCGATCGTGATGAGCCGGGTGGGCATCCTCGACGGGCTGTCGTCGCTGTTCCTGCTGCTCGGCTTCGGGGCGGTGCTGCTCGATCGGGCGTGGCACGAGCGGCGGCTGGCCGAAGCACTGGAGCGGGGAAGAGAACGCCGAGCCGGGTCGGGCCGGGGCCGCGCGGGCGAACCCACCTGGGGCCCCGCGATCTGGTGGCGCCCCTGGGTGCTCGCCGCGGCCGTCGCGTTCGGCGCCGCCTCCTCGGTGAAGTGGAGCGGCCTCTACTTCCTCGCCGCCTTCGGCGTCTACCTGATCGTCGTCGACGCCCTCGCCCGCCGCCGGCTGGGGCTGCCGTTCTGGTTCAGCGCCGCGGTGCTCAAGCAGGGCCCGGTCACGGCGATCCTGCTCGTGCCGCTCGCCGTCGTCACCTACCTCACCACCTGGATCGGCTGGTTCGCGACCACCGGCGGCATGTACCGCACCTGGGCGCAGACCTCGAACGGCGAATGGACCGGCGCACTCAGCTGGGTGCCGCTGGCCGTGCAGAACTTCTGGCACCTCGAGGTGGCGATCTACCAGTACCACGTGGGCGAGAACTCGCCCCATCCGTACTCGGCGAACCCGCTGACCTGGCTCTTCCTCATCCGCCCGACGCAGATGTACGTCAGTCAGGTCGACGACTCCGTCTGCGGCGGCACCACCTGCTACGAGAACATCACCTCGATCGCCAACCCCATCATCTGGTGGTGCGCGACGGCCGCCCTGTTCTACCTCGTCTACCGCCTGGTGCGCCGTCGCGAGTGGCAGGTGGGCCTCGTGCTGATGGGCATGGTCGCCGGCTACCTGCCGTGGCTGATGTACACCGGCCGCACGGTGTTCCAGTTCTACACGATCGCGTTCGAGCCCTACATGATCCTCGGATTGACGATGGTGATCGGGCTGGCGCTCGGGTCCCGGGCCGATCCGCGGCCGCAGCGCACCCGGGCGCTGGCCGTCGTCGGCGCGTTCCTCGTGATCTGCGTGCTGGTGAGTGCGTGGTTCTACCCGGTCTGGGTCGGGATGCCCGTGCCCGCCTGGTTCCTCAGCCTGCACTACTGGCTGCCGAGCTGGCGCTGA
- a CDS encoding YeiH family protein, with protein MSASPGGRAPDPLRRVLPGILLAAGAALVAFALHLLLPAVPLLTIAVVLGIVTGQVPPAQRLLDGVLKPGLALSSRRLLRIGIVLLGLKLSLVDIAGLGWPTVLAIVAIVLITFIATFGLGRLLGLPGHQPVLIAAGFSICGASAIGAVSAVTRSDEEETATPVALVTLCGTLAIAVLPALRFPLGLSSEQFGLWVGLSVHDVGQVVATAQIAGPTALAVAVVVKLTRVLTLAPMVAGVSLVMRRADARAAVTPAARPALVPLFVAGFLAAVLVRTLLLPLVAAPVSTTLLDVADVAQNALFAVALFALGTSIRFTRLARTGWRALVVGLVSWALIAALSLGAVALLT; from the coding sequence GTGAGCGCATCGCCCGGCGGCCGGGCGCCCGACCCGCTGCGAAGGGTGCTGCCCGGCATCCTGCTCGCTGCCGGCGCTGCGCTCGTCGCCTTCGCGCTGCACCTGCTCCTGCCCGCCGTTCCCCTCCTCACGATCGCAGTCGTGCTCGGGATCGTGACCGGCCAGGTCCCACCCGCCCAGCGCCTTCTCGACGGAGTGCTGAAGCCGGGGCTCGCGCTGTCGTCGCGCCGGCTGCTGCGCATCGGCATCGTGCTGCTCGGCCTCAAGCTCAGCCTCGTCGACATCGCGGGACTCGGCTGGCCCACCGTGCTGGCCATCGTCGCGATCGTGCTGATCACCTTCATCGCCACCTTCGGCCTCGGCCGCCTGCTGGGGCTGCCGGGTCATCAGCCGGTGCTGATCGCGGCGGGCTTCTCGATCTGCGGCGCCTCCGCCATCGGCGCCGTCAGCGCGGTCACCCGCAGCGACGAGGAGGAGACCGCCACCCCGGTCGCCCTGGTCACCCTCTGCGGCACGCTCGCGATCGCAGTGCTCCCCGCGCTCCGCTTCCCGCTCGGCCTCTCCTCCGAGCAGTTCGGCCTCTGGGTCGGCCTCAGCGTGCACGACGTCGGCCAGGTGGTCGCCACGGCGCAGATCGCCGGCCCCACGGCGCTCGCCGTCGCCGTCGTCGTGAAACTGACGCGGGTGCTGACGCTGGCGCCGATGGTCGCGGGCGTCTCCCTCGTGATGAGACGAGCGGATGCCCGCGCCGCCGTCACCCCGGCCGCCCGCCCCGCGCTCGTGCCACTGTTCGTCGCGGGCTTCCTCGCGGCGGTGCTGGTGCGAACCCTCCTGCTGCCGCTCGTCGCGGCGCCCGTGTCCACCACACTGCTGGACGTCGCCGACGTGGCGCAGAACGCCCTCTTCGCGGTGGCGCTGTTCGCGCTCGGCACGAGTATTCGCTTCACACGCCTCGCCCGCACGGGCTGGCGCGCGCTCGTCGTCGGGCTGGTGTCGTGGGCGCTGATCGCGGCGCTCTCGCTCGGCGCGGTCGCGCTGCTCACCTGA
- the rsmI gene encoding 16S rRNA (cytidine(1402)-2'-O)-methyltransferase, whose translation MLILAATPIGNLKDASARLVELLESAEVIAAEDTRVTVKLLRGLGIENRPRLLPLHEHNEREKAASLVELAREGDLVLLSDAGMPTVSDPGYLLVSAAIAADVPVTVIPGPSAVVTALALSGLPTDRFTFEGFLPRKRGDRLSTFRMLAREPRTMVFFESPNRLAESLIDLASVLGDDRRVAVVRELTKLYEEARRGTAAELATWAAGGVKGEIVIVVAGAEALAADLPTALAEVQSLVASGTRLKEATVAVAEATGLSRRDLYEAALASKRP comes from the coding sequence ATGCTGATCCTCGCCGCCACCCCCATCGGCAACCTGAAGGACGCGTCGGCCCGCCTCGTCGAGCTCCTCGAGTCGGCCGAGGTGATCGCCGCCGAGGACACCCGCGTCACCGTCAAGCTGCTGCGCGGCCTCGGCATCGAGAACCGGCCCCGCCTGCTGCCGCTGCACGAGCACAACGAGCGCGAGAAGGCGGCGTCGCTCGTCGAGCTCGCCCGCGAGGGCGACCTCGTGCTGCTCTCGGACGCCGGGATGCCGACCGTCTCCGACCCGGGCTACCTGCTGGTCTCGGCCGCGATCGCCGCGGACGTGCCGGTCACCGTCATCCCCGGCCCCTCCGCCGTGGTCACGGCCCTCGCGCTCTCGGGCCTGCCGACCGACCGCTTCACCTTCGAGGGCTTCCTGCCCCGCAAGCGCGGCGACCGTCTCAGCACGTTCCGGATGCTCGCCCGCGAGCCGCGCACGATGGTGTTCTTCGAGTCGCCGAACCGCCTGGCCGAGTCCCTGATCGACCTGGCCTCGGTGCTCGGTGACGACCGCCGGGTGGCCGTGGTGCGCGAGCTGACGAAGCTCTACGAGGAGGCACGCCGCGGCACCGCGGCCGAGCTCGCGACGTGGGCGGCCGGTGGGGTGAAGGGCGAGATCGTGATCGTGGTCGCCGGGGCCGAGGCGCTCGCCGCCGATCTGCCGACGGCGCTCGCCGAGGTGCAGTCGCTCGTCGCGTCGGGTACGCGCCTCAAGGAGGCCACCGTCGCGGTCGCGGAGGCGACCGGGCTCTCACGGCGTGACCTCTACGAGGCGGCACTGGCGTCGAAGCGGCCCTGA
- a CDS encoding ABC transporter permease, giving the protein MSTLTITPGAQRTLKNHVTIAQTLRNSLSMAGRGLIKIRRTPEQLIDVTVQPIIFTLMFTYIFGGAIAGSIADYLPLLIPGILVQTVITTSVVTGVQLREDMDKGVFDRFKSLPIARIAPLAGALLADTVRYAIATTLTFVMGFIMGYRPGGGLGAVVVAGLLVIACSWAISWIFAFFGVIARSAASVQGISFLVLFPLTFLSNAFVPVDTLPPALQWFVNVNPVSHLVTAVRDLANSAMFTSDAWISLLGAAIIVAIFAPLTVRAYMKKA; this is encoded by the coding sequence ATGAGCACCCTGACCATCACCCCCGGTGCCCAGCGCACCCTCAAGAACCACGTCACCATCGCCCAGACCCTGCGCAACTCGCTCAGCATGGCCGGACGAGGGCTGATCAAGATCCGCCGCACGCCCGAGCAGCTGATCGACGTCACCGTGCAGCCGATCATCTTCACGCTGATGTTCACCTACATCTTCGGCGGGGCGATCGCGGGCAGCATCGCCGACTACCTGCCGCTGCTCATCCCGGGCATCCTCGTGCAGACGGTCATCACGACCAGCGTCGTCACCGGCGTGCAGCTGCGCGAGGACATGGACAAGGGCGTGTTCGACCGCTTCAAGTCCCTGCCGATCGCCCGCATCGCCCCGCTGGCCGGCGCACTGCTGGCCGACACCGTGCGCTACGCGATCGCCACCACGCTGACCTTCGTGATGGGCTTCATCATGGGCTACCGCCCGGGCGGCGGGCTCGGTGCGGTCGTCGTGGCGGGCCTGCTCGTAATCGCCTGCTCCTGGGCCATCAGCTGGATCTTCGCGTTCTTCGGCGTCATCGCCCGAAGCGCCGCCAGCGTGCAGGGCATCTCGTTCCTCGTGCTGTTCCCGCTGACGTTCCTCTCGAACGCCTTCGTGCCGGTCGACACGCTGCCGCCCGCGCTGCAGTGGTTCGTGAACGTGAACCCGGTGTCGCACCTCGTGACGGCGGTGCGCGACCTGGCGAACAGCGCGATGTTCACCTCCGACGCCTGGATCTCGCTCCTCGGCGCCGCGATCATCGTCGCGATCTTCGCGCCCCTCACGGTGCGCGCCTACATGAAGAAGGCCTGA
- a CDS encoding NADP-dependent oxidoreductase, which translates to MASAVRFQTFGGTEVLEVVDVDRPEPGPGEVRVEIVASSINPGEAAIREGRLEDVFPTTLPSGEGSDLAGRVQSTGPGVTGIEAGDEVIGFSDRRGAHATHAVVPAENLVPKPAGVTWEEAATLYVAGTTAVAAVRAVGIASGETLVVAGATGGVGLFAVQLARLAGARVIGLARRDDHPLLEDLGVEPVEYGAAALERLRELAPDGVDAFIDTAGHGSVDLALALGVAPERIDTVADPAASARGVKTEGNAQGGGAATLARLAELVAEGALRVVIDTIYPLQRVAEAYDHLATRHVVGKIVLRME; encoded by the coding sequence ATGGCTTCAGCAGTGCGATTCCAGACGTTCGGCGGCACCGAGGTGCTCGAGGTGGTCGACGTCGACCGTCCCGAGCCCGGGCCCGGGGAGGTGCGCGTCGAGATCGTCGCCTCCTCGATCAACCCCGGCGAAGCCGCGATCCGCGAGGGCCGGCTCGAGGACGTCTTCCCCACGACCCTGCCGAGCGGCGAGGGCAGCGACCTCGCCGGACGCGTGCAGTCGACCGGCCCGGGCGTGACCGGTATTGAGGCCGGCGACGAGGTCATCGGCTTCAGCGACCGCCGCGGCGCCCACGCGACCCATGCCGTCGTGCCGGCCGAGAACCTCGTTCCGAAGCCGGCCGGCGTCACCTGGGAGGAGGCCGCCACCCTCTACGTCGCCGGCACCACCGCGGTCGCCGCCGTGCGGGCCGTCGGGATCGCGTCAGGAGAGACCCTCGTCGTCGCGGGCGCGACGGGCGGCGTCGGCCTGTTCGCCGTGCAGCTCGCCCGGCTCGCCGGGGCCCGCGTGATCGGCCTCGCCCGTCGCGACGACCACCCGCTGCTCGAGGACCTCGGTGTCGAGCCCGTCGAGTACGGCGCTGCCGCCCTGGAGCGCCTGCGCGAGCTCGCGCCCGACGGCGTCGACGCCTTCATCGACACGGCGGGCCACGGCTCGGTCGACCTGGCGCTCGCGCTCGGCGTCGCGCCCGAGCGCATCGACACGGTCGCCGACCCGGCCGCTTCCGCGCGGGGCGTGAAGACCGAGGGGAACGCCCAGGGCGGAGGTGCCGCGACCCTGGCCCGGCTCGCCGAGCTCGTCGCCGAGGGCGCGCTGCGCGTCGTGATCGACACCATCTACCCCCTGCAGCGCGTGGCCGAGGCCTACGACCACCTGGCCACGCGGCACGTCGTCGGCAAGATCGTGCTGCGCATGGAGTAG